The nucleotide window TTTcactctttcctattttttactTTCGTTTTCCAATCCTTaattcctctctctctctctctctctctcttaggtCTTCCATCATACGTACCATCTTTTCCTCggtcttctttttttcttgttcctccttgttctatgtccataattttttgtgtttctcTGGCATTCTCTGTATGTGACCCAGCCACTCTATTCTTTTGGAACTTATTATTCTGCTTAgttctgcttctccaaatagattccttatttcattatttgttctccTCAGTCATAAATCTCCCTCTTTTTTACCGCCTggtattctaaatatttttctttcctataTATCATTTCGCCACCGTAGCTCACTCttggtcttattattgttttgtttagattttttgggATCTTATTAACGCGTTCAGTGCTTCCAACTGTCTACTTCCCCTCGTCATCCTCGATTCTAGGTTTTCTCCCTCGTTAGCGTGGTTCTTAATAACCACTAcaagatatacataactttgaacttgttcCAAGCTCATTGCCTTTTCTTCGTTCAGTTGTAACGACAAATTTCTCATTGCTCTTCTCCTTTGTGGTGTTGTCATTATCATGAGCTTCGATTTATCTTTGTTGACTCGAACATTCACTGTCTCTGCAATTTCTATGAAGGCTCTGCTCATTTTCGTAAGACTTTTAAGCTTTTTTGGAATACTAAGCTCGTTCATAATGCTGAACTAATGGATTCTGTTTACAGTATCGTAACTTTGTTGTAAATCTATGAAAACTAATAGTAGTAATAAGAAGTAAATTGGCTTAACGTCTTCATACCCCATTCTTTGAGTTTGAGTGAAAATGTGGTCTGTAACTGATTTTCCAGATCTCAACTCGCATTGGTAGTCTCCGAGCAAGTTTTCTCCATATACTCCTAAACTTTTATCCATAGCCTTAGTCAAAGGTTTGTGGATTGTATCTAGTAGCCCTATACCtctgtattcatttatttttccttttttgtgtATTGATTCTATTATTGTCATTTTCCACGTTTCTGGTATTACCTTTTGTTCCCATATACTgcttattaaataatatattctcgTGTTTGGTGCAGTTCCACCATACTTGGTTAATTCTGAATCTATTTCGTCCTCTCCCGGGGAATTGCCGTTTTTTAGCTCctgaattatttttagtatttcctCCTTTGTTGGTggcaatatatttttgatattattccaATTTTGAGTTGTATGCTCCTCCCATCTATTATTATTTGCCccctcatattttttatataaatagtgaTTTGATCACcgtattttattgtattttatttctttatagaaATTCCTCATTTCTTTGTTTAGAAAACTTTCTTCAATGCGTCTAATTCTGCTCTCCATTTCTTTGCCCTACACGTCTTCTTCGTTATTCTTCTTTGATCTTCATTGACAATTGTCttagtatttgttttattcCAAGAGAGAAAGATATTGCTGGAGATATCGATGTAGTACATCCAAACCACTAAATTTTCTGTAAACATCTCAGTTCTAGGGAAtgtcttttttaatttattttttatgtgtaaTCATATTGATGAATTGAAAGTGTTTATTCGCTTTTTATACCGTCGTACAAAGTATTCTTCTTTCCacagttttgtcaaatatttaatctaaattttttaaataaacaaaaacgcACAGATTTtctttcagtaaaattaaatgtattataaatttgGATACTTTAGTCTATATTTTCTGGAAGTATCCCagagtattttcaattttgataaaatcttaattctttattgaatatcaaaaataattttgcgaTACACCGCTGgtttaattatgaaatttttgtagatatcaatgaaaaaagattaaataagATTAATAGGAAAATATCTTTTAGAACAAAatctcaaaattcaaaaacttttaaacACGTTTAATTCCGGCTAGGTTCACAAAATGTCGAATTCGCTGAGTGTTTTAATTATTGGGGCCGGGGTTGCGGGTATTTCTGCAGCCTGTAAACTATTGGAACATGGTATAACTAATGTAACAATATTAGGTGTGtacaattttttctctattattatatagtttcaatttaaaataattatttcaatattgataattatatataaaaatcgccaaatatattttagaagCAAAAGATCGTATCGGAGGAAGAGTTCACTCTGTGGAATTCGACGGTAGTTACGTAGATCTTGGAGGTCAATGGGTACACGGGGAAGACGGAAATATCGTCTATGATTTAGTCaaagattttgatttattaggTACATCTTTGAATACGTACGAAGACAACACGTATTATTTATCAGATGGTTCTGTAGTTGACAAGAAtttaagtgataaaatattcgaaattgGATATAACGTTCTATATGATGAAGAAGACGCTACTAAATATCCAGGACCATATGgagattatttcataaaacggtgatttattatataaaagttgataGAAAGCTTTTTGATGTTATTCGTTAATCgtagatataatgaaaaaatagttgaagaatTCAAATCtgataaagaaattttgaaactagcgaaatattttgaacattggTTTCATAAATTTTACACTTGCTTAGATCCGGCTAAAACTTGGTTTGATATATCGACTCATGGAGCGTTGTCTGTATTTAAGCAGTGTGACGGAAATCAACAGCTTAATTGGAAAAAGAGAGGATTCAAAACTATTTTAGACGTTCTCATGGTAAGTTAGACCAATTTTTATCTTAACAATTGGTCATATATAGGTTtcattgataattgaaaatgatttaatttaatttcgtACCTAATGATTCTATTATAACGAGGCTGTAGggtttggtaattttttttcttaattttaattgtttttaactTAACGATACAtttctgattaaaaaaataactgaagttgaaaatgaagtaaaaaaaaataagcaaacacaaatttaattaaaatatgattaatttgcaaatctaatttttatataatattcaaaaattttatgcgTGACATTTCGAAACACGGTTCCACAAATACACATTTCTCACAATGATATTCCGAATGAATGTTAATCAGGATATTCCACTATCCGACGTCTTTTCGAAAAGTCCTCATCATATTTCGTATGTGGGAGGTCTTCTCTTTTATGAGGTTATCTCCATTGGAGTTTCAATATTATCTTCGCGGTTGTTTTGTCCTCGTAAAGTGTTTGTATATCCTGCCTCAAGCAGAAACATTAAACTTCTTTGCTTAGAGAATGTTTAAATTAAAAGCTCCTTCGTCTTCTCTATATATTTCCTCGATGTACAACTCgttacttcattttataaagTACGAAGTTACGTTATTGGGCGTGACTTCAGTCCTTGGATTTTAgggttttttatattttttattttgtgtctgtgtatatgaaaatatatataaattcaaaattacttacatCAATTAGAGAAAgtgaaatgctttattgtcaaaaaattgttacaatttgtagacaaaagcttgtaaaaacgaAAACATATTATTGAGAATTGTGATATcacaaattttgtatgaaatattatcatattattcaaAGAAACAACATTAAAAATGACACACAAATAGTTCGGCGGGTTAGAGGAAAAGTTAATAACACAcgcaaaaataaacattaacaatgtgagttttataaaaaaagaactatgaaatataaacataacaaagaaaataatagttTATCCACACAAGTTTTGGATTTAAGCGATCTATCGTCTTAACTTAACGATAACTAAGtagaaaaatacacaaaatactCTGAAACTAATAAAttgtagaaatatattttcctacaaTATTGagtagaattttttcaatatttctttaaagTCATATCTgtctatttaattatttatttatacactaatatCAAATACACTAAACGAATCACTATCCACTCGATTATCCAGTAACACTTAACTATTTATTAAACTATGCACTAAACACTTAtacaattcattttaattcaCCTTTTGGTTCACTTTTAACTATTCCTATTTGTtcactattttataaattaattacttaCTCTTACAAGATTCAACagataaaatgtattaattagtaaataaacaTCTTGTATAACTGAAGTATCAAATTCTTCATTaaagataatatttataatcattgaTTCTTTTAGAAAAAGTTTCCAGATGAATCGAAATGTCTTCCTGTGGAAGAAAAAATCTTCCTAAAGaaagaagtaaataaaataatttgggACGACACTACCGAAGCAAGCCCAACTGTCCGTTGTTTTGATGGTACTTCTTATAAAGCTGATCATATATTAATAACAACTTCGGTTGGAgtattgaaaaaacttcataaaaGTTTATTCGAACCTCGACTTCCAGCTTATAAAGTCAACTCCATAGAACATATTTCCTTGGGAGTGgtgaacaaaattttattgaaattcccAACTAAATGGTGAGTTGTATAGGTGATATGTCAccgatataataaattttatgtctTCAGGTGGCCTGATGATACTTTAGGGTTCAGTTTACTCTGGAATGAAAcagacagtttaaatttagtGAATGAGGTACCTGCTATCGGACCAATTGATGAAAATAGATGCTGGCTGGAAGATGTCTTCGGATTTTATGTAATTGACAGTCATCCTAGAGTTCTATTGGGATGGGTCGTTGGCAAAATGGCATCAGAAGTTGAATATATGAGCGATGAGGATATCATTGCTTCTTGTATGTTCGTATTAAGAAAGTTTCTAGGGAAATTGTATGACATTCCAGACGCAGATGGCGTTCTAAGGTATACCATTTGCACATTCTTCATTTGA belongs to Diorhabda carinulata isolate Delta chromosome X, icDioCari1.1, whole genome shotgun sequence and includes:
- the LOC130901349 gene encoding spermine oxidase-like isoform X1 — encoded protein: MMISCGNPFLKVYRDHRTKTISSIESIKKVHKMSNSLSVLIIGAGVAGISAACKLLEHGITNVTILEAKDRIGGRVHSVEFDGSYVDLGGQWVHGEDGNIVYDLVKDFDLLGTSLNTYEDNTYYLSDGSVVDKNLSDKIFEIGYNVLYDEEDATKYPGPYGDYFIKRYNEKIVEEFKSDKEILKLAKYFEHWFHKFYTCLDPAKTWFDISTHGALSVFKQCDGNQQLNWKKRGFKTILDVLMKKFPDESKCLPVEEKIFLKKEVNKIIWDDTTEASPTVRCFDGTSYKADHILITTSVGVLKKLHKSLFEPRLPAYKVNSIEHISLGVVNKILLKFPTKWWPDDTLGFSLLWNETDSLNLVNEVPAIGPIDENRCWLEDVFGFYVIDSHPRVLLGWVVGKMASEVEYMSDEDIIASCMFVLRKFLGKLYDIPDADGVLRSKWGTDPHFCGSYVYVSMDQEKHNASAKDLSEPLVSKKWNTPTLLFAGEATSAQHYSTVNGAIETGFREAERIINLYKN
- the LOC130901349 gene encoding spermine oxidase-like isoform X2 translates to MVHKMSNSLSVLIIGAGVAGISAACKLLEHGITNVTILEAKDRIGGRVHSVEFDGSYVDLGGQWVHGEDGNIVYDLVKDFDLLGTSLNTYEDNTYYLSDGSVVDKNLSDKIFEIGYNVLYDEEDATKYPGPYGDYFIKRYNEKIVEEFKSDKEILKLAKYFEHWFHKFYTCLDPAKTWFDISTHGALSVFKQCDGNQQLNWKKRGFKTILDVLMKKFPDESKCLPVEEKIFLKKEVNKIIWDDTTEASPTVRCFDGTSYKADHILITTSVGVLKKLHKSLFEPRLPAYKVNSIEHISLGVVNKILLKFPTKWWPDDTLGFSLLWNETDSLNLVNEVPAIGPIDENRCWLEDVFGFYVIDSHPRVLLGWVVGKMASEVEYMSDEDIIASCMFVLRKFLGKLYDIPDADGVLRSKWGTDPHFCGSYVYVSMDQEKHNASAKDLSEPLVSKKWNTPTLLFAGEATSAQHYSTVNGAIETGFREAERIINLYKN
- the LOC130901349 gene encoding spermine oxidase-like isoform X3, translating into MSNSLSVLIIGAGVAGISAACKLLEHGITNVTILEAKDRIGGRVHSVEFDGSYVDLGGQWVHGEDGNIVYDLVKDFDLLGTSLNTYEDNTYYLSDGSVVDKNLSDKIFEIGYNVLYDEEDATKYPGPYGDYFIKRYNEKIVEEFKSDKEILKLAKYFEHWFHKFYTCLDPAKTWFDISTHGALSVFKQCDGNQQLNWKKRGFKTILDVLMKKFPDESKCLPVEEKIFLKKEVNKIIWDDTTEASPTVRCFDGTSYKADHILITTSVGVLKKLHKSLFEPRLPAYKVNSIEHISLGVVNKILLKFPTKWWPDDTLGFSLLWNETDSLNLVNEVPAIGPIDENRCWLEDVFGFYVIDSHPRVLLGWVVGKMASEVEYMSDEDIIASCMFVLRKFLGKLYDIPDADGVLRSKWGTDPHFCGSYVYVSMDQEKHNASAKDLSEPLVSKKWNTPTLLFAGEATSAQHYSTVNGAIETGFREAERIINLYKN